The following proteins come from a genomic window of Hymenobacter canadensis:
- a CDS encoding RidA family protein — MAPDTPSASAGTPATPSSSSSTAHNSSRAPEPVGLYPHARRAGNLLFLSGVGPRQRGQKHVPGVELDEDGNILQYDFESQCHAVFQNVRYILEEAGARWEDLVDVTVFLTNMQDDFHTYNRLYAEYFATNQPCRTTVEINCLPTPIAIELKCIAVMR, encoded by the coding sequence ATGGCACCTGACACTCCTTCCGCATCGGCCGGCACTCCGGCCACCCCGTCGTCTTCGTCCTCAACGGCGCACAATTCCAGCCGCGCCCCCGAGCCGGTGGGGCTTTATCCGCACGCCCGGCGCGCCGGCAACCTGCTGTTTCTATCAGGCGTGGGGCCGCGCCAGCGGGGGCAGAAGCATGTGCCCGGCGTGGAGCTCGACGAGGATGGCAATATCCTGCAGTATGACTTCGAGAGCCAGTGCCACGCCGTATTCCAGAACGTGCGCTACATCCTGGAAGAAGCCGGCGCCCGCTGGGAAGACCTCGTGGACGTGACCGTGTTCCTGACCAACATGCAGGACGACTTCCACACCTATAACCGCCTCTACGCCGAGTATTTCGCCACCAACCAGCCCTGCCGCACCACGGTGGAAATCAACTGCCTGCCCACACCCATTGCCATCGAGCTGAAGTGTATTGCGGTGATGAGGTGA
- a CDS encoding MutS-related protein, with amino-acid sequence MPVSADFRPITVLPAEVFAENLTTHTAQEQHYARRHQLGGWLRVLLFGGGAAGAWWLFSSGFVLPGLAFVVGVLLAFWGMVRWHAAVGYQREHHRLLAQLNQQELDRLAGKLGGFDAGLRYLDAQHPYAADLDVFGAHSLFQLLNRASTRLGHDWLAGWLLRPALADEVRARQQAAAALAPDLAWTQEWQARARHFPRQHEADPREFSAWLARPDFFQDKAWLKPLLVLLPLLVLASAAAWGLGQGYFWLIGVQVIVSLLNGRLADARNEYAAQALAMHDALRATQAQLALFEDEAAPDWQAPRLRELRATLRAASHGTAATRRLGQLTTVAGLFRGREHPLGALLLNNFLLWDLHAMWQLERWKQHLGPELTTVLEVQAELEALVSLAGWQFANPTYITPELSAGPLAVAAEALGHPLIFAAQRITNDYQTIGYGQTAVITGSNMAGKSTFLRTVGLNMVLALAGGVVCARHLRLSPAQLFSAMRTQDNLAESTSSFYAELKRLKLLLDMSSSELRIKNEELKMTREPAGASFSVPNQEQNLSPKPQVLSPEPESLPVFYLLDEILKGTNSLDRHRGARALLRQLHQRRAAGLISTHDLELAALESEWPGQVRNFSFNSTFSEGEIHFDYHLTPGACQAFNASQLMQLMGIEVE; translated from the coding sequence GTGCCCGTTTCCGCCGATTTTCGCCCGATTACCGTTCTGCCCGCTGAGGTCTTTGCGGAAAACCTGACCACGCATACCGCGCAGGAGCAGCACTACGCCCGGCGGCATCAGCTGGGCGGCTGGCTGCGGGTGCTGCTGTTCGGGGGCGGCGCGGCCGGGGCGTGGTGGCTGTTCAGTAGCGGGTTTGTGCTGCCGGGGCTGGCGTTTGTGGTGGGCGTGCTGCTGGCCTTCTGGGGTATGGTGCGCTGGCACGCGGCCGTGGGCTACCAGCGCGAGCATCACCGGCTGCTGGCCCAGCTGAATCAGCAGGAGCTGGACCGCCTCGCCGGCAAGCTCGGCGGCTTCGATGCCGGCCTGCGCTACCTCGACGCCCAGCACCCCTACGCCGCCGACCTCGACGTATTCGGGGCCCACTCGCTGTTTCAGCTGCTCAACCGTGCTTCCACCCGCCTCGGCCACGACTGGCTGGCCGGCTGGCTGCTGCGCCCGGCTCTGGCCGACGAGGTGCGCGCCCGCCAGCAGGCCGCCGCCGCCCTGGCCCCCGACCTGGCCTGGACCCAGGAGTGGCAGGCCCGCGCCCGCCACTTTCCGCGCCAGCACGAGGCCGACCCGCGCGAGTTCAGCGCTTGGCTGGCCCGCCCCGATTTTTTCCAGGACAAAGCCTGGCTGAAGCCGCTACTGGTGCTGCTGCCGCTGTTGGTGCTGGCCAGCGCCGCCGCCTGGGGGCTGGGACAGGGCTACTTCTGGCTGATTGGCGTGCAGGTAATCGTGAGTTTGCTCAACGGCCGCCTCGCCGATGCCCGCAACGAATACGCCGCTCAGGCCCTGGCCATGCACGACGCCCTGCGCGCCACCCAGGCCCAGCTGGCGTTGTTTGAAGACGAAGCTGCCCCCGACTGGCAGGCCCCACGCCTGCGCGAGCTGCGCGCCACGTTGCGCGCCGCCAGCCACGGCACCGCCGCCACGCGCCGCCTGGGCCAGCTCACCACCGTGGCGGGCCTGTTCCGGGGCCGCGAGCATCCGCTGGGGGCGCTGCTGCTGAACAACTTCCTGCTCTGGGATTTGCACGCCATGTGGCAGCTGGAACGCTGGAAACAGCACCTGGGCCCGGAGCTGACCACCGTGCTGGAAGTGCAGGCCGAGCTGGAAGCCCTGGTGAGTCTGGCCGGCTGGCAGTTTGCCAACCCCACCTACATCACGCCCGAGCTGAGCGCCGGCCCGCTGGCAGTGGCCGCCGAAGCCCTGGGCCACCCGCTCATCTTCGCGGCCCAGCGCATCACCAACGACTACCAAACCATCGGCTACGGGCAGACGGCCGTCATTACGGGCTCCAACATGGCCGGCAAAAGTACGTTTCTGCGCACCGTGGGCCTGAATATGGTGCTGGCACTGGCCGGCGGCGTGGTGTGCGCCCGCCACCTGCGCCTGAGCCCGGCGCAGCTGTTCTCGGCCATGCGCACCCAGGACAACCTCGCCGAAAGCACGTCCTCGTTCTACGCCGAGCTCAAGCGCCTCAAGTTGCTGCTGGATATGTCTTCTTCTGAATTAAGAATTAAGAATGAAGAATTAAAAATGACGCGGGAGCCCGCCGGCGCCAGCTTCTCCGTTCCGAATCAGGAACAAAACCTAAGCCCAAAGCCCCAGGTCCTAAGCCCTGAACCCGAGAGCCTCCCCGTTTTCTACCTCCTCGACGAGATTCTGAAGGGCACCAACTCGCTGGACCGGCACCGCGGGGCGCGGGCGCTGCTGCGGCAGCTGCACCAGCGCCGCGCCGCCGGCCTTATCAGCACCCACGACCTGGAGCTGGCCGCGCTGGAAAGCGAGTGGCCCGGGCAGGTGCGCAACTTCAGCTTCAATAGCACGTTCAGCGAGGGCGAAATCCACTTCGACTACCACCTCACGCCCGGCGCCTGCCAGGCCTTCAACGCCAGCCAGCTCATGCAGCTCATGGGCATTGAAGTAGAGTAG
- a CDS encoding bestrophin family protein: MYVRNNLRWRVIWKFSWKGLLVFTLYSLLICLIYGPVGFHSLSIPWQPVATLGIAVSFYIGFKNNGSYDRFWEGRQLWGGIVNYSRTWSIQVLEYVTSVVDAPGVDAPAASRAELSLRHRRLVYRQIAWANALRLQLRRQPDLWESQVAPFLDPTEARAMQRKQNPSAHLLRQQAADLRILREERGLLNDFQHVNMMTSIEQFNNLQGGCERIKNTPFPRQYAFYSFVFVWIFAALLPLGLIGEFVKMGPDHIWLTVPFSVLVSWVFYIIEMVGHSSENPFENEMNDVPMTAICRTIEIDLREMLGETHLPPKLAPIDDILY, encoded by the coding sequence ATGTACGTTCGTAATAATCTGCGCTGGCGCGTCATCTGGAAGTTTTCCTGGAAGGGGCTGCTGGTGTTCACGCTGTATTCGCTGCTGATCTGCCTGATCTACGGGCCGGTGGGCTTCCATTCGCTGTCGATTCCGTGGCAGCCGGTGGCTACGCTGGGCATTGCGGTGTCGTTCTACATCGGCTTCAAAAACAACGGCTCCTACGACCGTTTCTGGGAGGGGCGGCAGCTGTGGGGCGGCATCGTAAACTACAGCCGCACTTGGTCGATTCAGGTGCTGGAATACGTGACGTCGGTGGTGGATGCGCCGGGCGTGGACGCACCGGCTGCCTCGCGCGCCGAGCTGAGCTTGCGCCACCGCCGCCTCGTGTACCGCCAGATTGCCTGGGCCAACGCCCTGCGCCTGCAGCTGCGCCGCCAGCCCGACCTTTGGGAAAGCCAGGTGGCGCCGTTTCTGGACCCCACCGAGGCCCGGGCCATGCAGCGCAAGCAGAACCCCTCGGCGCACCTGCTGCGCCAGCAAGCCGCCGACCTGCGGATATTGCGCGAGGAACGCGGCCTGCTCAACGACTTCCAGCACGTGAACATGATGACCAGCATCGAGCAGTTCAACAACCTGCAGGGCGGCTGCGAGCGAATCAAGAATACGCCGTTTCCGCGCCAGTATGCTTTCTACAGCTTCGTATTCGTGTGGATTTTTGCGGCGCTGCTGCCGCTGGGCCTTATCGGCGAGTTTGTGAAGATGGGCCCCGACCATATCTGGCTGACGGTGCCGTTTTCGGTGCTGGTGTCGTGGGTGTTCTACATCATCGAGATGGTGGGCCACAGCAGCGAGAATCCGTTTGAAAACGAGATGAACGACGTGCCGATGACGGCCATTTGCCGGACCATCGAAATCGACCTGCGCGAAATGCTGGGCGAAACCCACCTGCCGCCCAAGCTGGCCCCCATCGACGATATTCTGTATTAA
- a CDS encoding TonB-dependent receptor has translation MRRSSLLLSSLLLAGGAIATPVAAVASPLHLRHDEPGKGATLTGTVLDPTGKAVEGVLVAVGERTAVTDARGGFRLYGLPVGEATVTVSGLSIRPISQTVTLQSGQPLALKLTIEEAVQQLAGVTVAAKSLRFAPEVDGNTITAGKKNEVIELDKLDANLVVNSARQVFAKVPGVTVWESDGSGQQINVATRGLSPNRSWEFNTRQNGMDISSDPMGYPEAYYNPPLEAVERIQIVRGGGSLQYGPQFGGLLNYELKRGPKDKKIQFETSNSVGNNGLLGTYNSLGGTVGKVSYFGYYQQRVGGGWRDNSEFNIRNFHGNVQFQATDKLRLGAEISHLDYEIQQPGGLTDEQFYNGDVRKSSRGRNWFSTPWTIPAFTADYQFSERTRLSLKTFGLLGERNSIGLPSGVSVALPDGPNPTTGQLANRQLDRDRYRNLGSELRLLTDYDLLGQQHTLAAGLRVAAANLGRRQQGKGDTGSDFNLDLQAARYGRDLSFRTRNYAAFVENIFRVGSRLTFTPGVRLEVIDNQGRGYLSLNADGSENQIRQDSRRKVLLYGAGAELRATDQTNFYANYSRAFRPVTFGDLTPPATSDVIDPNLQDARGFNAELGYRGSWKNILTFDVDGFWLRYDDRIGTIRRFVPGSTTATQQFRTNIGTSVHKGVEAYVELDLVHALTQNFDLPHFDVFASSSFVDARYTQLRTATLSGSNLQEGDLKNNRVEYAPKYTHRFGATFAHKGFSTTAQLTRVSEVFTDATNTVEPNAAATTGRVPGYSVTDVSATYRFAKRFTVRGGLNNVFDKNYFTRRSGGYPGPGLLPADGRTWFASFGVKL, from the coding sequence ATGCGTCGTTCTTCCCTGCTCCTTTCTTCTCTGCTGCTCGCTGGTGGCGCTATTGCCACTCCGGTGGCCGCCGTAGCCAGTCCGCTTCACCTCCGCCACGACGAGCCCGGCAAGGGCGCCACGCTCACCGGCACCGTGCTCGACCCGACCGGCAAAGCCGTGGAAGGCGTGCTGGTAGCCGTTGGGGAGCGCACGGCCGTGACGGACGCGCGCGGCGGGTTTCGCCTCTATGGGCTGCCCGTGGGCGAAGCCACTGTGACGGTGAGCGGCCTAAGCATCCGGCCCATCAGCCAGACCGTAACGCTGCAGAGCGGGCAGCCGCTGGCGCTCAAGCTCACGATTGAAGAGGCCGTGCAGCAGCTGGCCGGCGTGACGGTGGCGGCCAAGAGCCTGCGCTTTGCGCCCGAAGTGGATGGCAACACCATCACGGCGGGCAAGAAAAACGAGGTGATTGAGCTGGACAAGCTCGACGCCAACCTGGTGGTGAACAGCGCCCGCCAGGTATTTGCTAAGGTGCCCGGCGTGACCGTGTGGGAAAGCGACGGCTCGGGCCAGCAGATCAACGTGGCTACCCGTGGCCTCTCGCCCAACCGCAGCTGGGAGTTCAACACCCGCCAGAACGGCATGGACATCAGCTCCGACCCCATGGGCTACCCGGAGGCCTACTACAACCCGCCGCTGGAAGCCGTGGAGCGCATCCAGATTGTGCGCGGCGGCGGCTCTTTGCAGTACGGCCCGCAGTTTGGCGGCCTGCTGAACTACGAGCTGAAGCGCGGCCCCAAAGACAAAAAGATTCAGTTTGAAACCAGCAACAGCGTGGGCAACAACGGCCTGCTGGGCACCTACAACTCGCTGGGCGGCACCGTGGGCAAGGTGAGCTACTTCGGCTACTACCAGCAGCGCGTGGGCGGCGGCTGGCGCGACAACTCGGAGTTCAACATCCGCAACTTCCACGGCAACGTGCAGTTTCAGGCCACCGACAAGCTGCGGCTGGGCGCCGAAATCAGCCACCTCGACTACGAGATTCAGCAGCCCGGCGGCCTGACCGACGAACAGTTCTACAACGGCGACGTGCGCAAAAGCAGCCGCGGCCGCAACTGGTTCAGCACGCCCTGGACCATCCCAGCCTTCACGGCCGACTACCAGTTTTCGGAGCGCACGCGTCTGAGCCTGAAAACCTTCGGGCTGCTGGGCGAGCGAAACTCCATCGGGCTGCCCAGCGGTGTGAGCGTGGCCCTGCCCGACGGCCCCAACCCCACCACCGGCCAGCTCGCCAACCGCCAGCTCGACCGGGACCGGTACCGCAACTTGGGCTCGGAGCTGCGCCTGCTCACCGACTACGACCTGCTGGGCCAGCAGCACACGCTGGCCGCCGGCCTGCGCGTAGCGGCCGCCAACCTGGGCCGCCGCCAGCAAGGCAAAGGCGACACCGGCTCCGACTTCAACCTCGACCTGCAGGCCGCCCGCTACGGCCGCGACCTGAGCTTCCGGACCCGCAACTACGCTGCCTTCGTGGAGAACATCTTCCGGGTGGGCTCGCGCCTGACCTTCACGCCGGGCGTGCGCCTGGAGGTGATTGACAACCAGGGCCGCGGCTACCTCAGCCTGAACGCCGACGGCTCCGAGAACCAGATCCGCCAGGACTCGCGCCGCAAGGTGCTGCTCTACGGCGCCGGCGCCGAGCTGCGCGCCACCGACCAGACCAACTTCTACGCCAACTATTCGCGCGCTTTCCGCCCCGTCACGTTCGGCGACCTGACGCCGCCGGCCACTTCCGACGTTATCGACCCGAACTTGCAGGACGCCCGTGGCTTCAATGCCGAGCTGGGCTACCGCGGCAGCTGGAAAAACATCCTCACCTTCGACGTGGACGGCTTCTGGCTGCGCTACGACGACCGGATTGGCACCATCCGCCGCTTTGTGCCGGGCAGCACCACCGCCACCCAGCAGTTCCGCACCAACATCGGCACCAGCGTGCACAAGGGCGTGGAAGCCTACGTGGAGCTGGATCTGGTGCACGCCCTCACCCAGAACTTCGACCTGCCGCACTTTGATGTGTTTGCATCTTCGTCCTTCGTGGATGCCCGCTACACCCAGCTGCGCACCGCCACGCTCAGCGGCAGCAACCTGCAGGAAGGCGACCTGAAAAACAACCGCGTGGAGTACGCGCCCAAGTACACGCACCGCTTCGGGGCCACGTTTGCCCACAAAGGCTTCTCCACGACGGCGCAGCTGACGCGCGTATCGGAGGTGTTCACGGATGCCACCAACACGGTGGAGCCCAACGCCGCCGCCACCACCGGCCGCGTGCCCGGCTACTCCGTCACCGACGTGTCGGCCACCTACCGCTTCGCCAAGCGCTTCACGGTGCGCGGCGGCCTCAACAACGTGTTCGACAAAAACTACTTCACGCGCCGCTCCGGCGGCTACCCCGGCCCCGGCCTGCTGCCCGCCGACGGCCGCACTTGGTTTGCCTCATTCGGCGTGAAGCTGTAA
- a CDS encoding DNA integrity scanning protein DisA nucleotide-binding domain protein, translating to MLSPLPLLSAPPVAPTYEAPVSDAFRVWPHQARFRQVAQVLADGLFSALDEDLAPYVLLLALPTQPDAAAPTACLEPAVCGLDARQFADVVTEGRILQSQTAPPFAGRDDVSPEMVRRRHEGLGIRNAVQAVFTKLDEHAQHQHVAGWPIEIHGFFVMTVLRVQRKPLRGYPSLRANRYYTDGRPLMPSLLTSAMQRFHEECVKLLSEPEPGSGLLVRPRETEELLRAAGKSLLDTPAQALGAEPGAARLFHTLNTISSLRYEGAEGVGKVILARRHHPNLEEVFALTCPTPLTDYRAVRKLLEMTTPDVSLLADSENVYALGRLVGTYDPAREDVFVINFINHYAWEFQHDGKVLMRTIYSQPSLPRFRVNRSRFRKDLKRTFQLTDPAKIERLWDVVLEASRQKHGTLLVITTEALAEADRLKLQCTLIEPVPLTPLITRLVTSIDGAVLLDPDSYCYSIGVILDGKASGRGTSTRGARYNSAIRYVETSPYPCLAIVVSEDGMVNVITKERLGEED from the coding sequence ATGCTTTCCCCGCTCCCGCTGCTTTCCGCGCCTCCCGTAGCGCCCACTTACGAAGCCCCCGTATCCGATGCGTTTCGGGTGTGGCCGCACCAGGCCCGGTTCCGGCAGGTGGCGCAGGTGCTGGCCGATGGGCTATTCAGCGCCCTCGATGAAGACCTGGCACCCTACGTGCTGCTGCTGGCCCTGCCCACGCAGCCCGACGCGGCCGCGCCCACGGCCTGCCTGGAGCCGGCCGTCTGCGGCCTTGATGCGCGGCAGTTTGCGGACGTCGTGACGGAGGGCCGAATCCTGCAAAGCCAGACCGCCCCGCCCTTTGCCGGCCGCGACGACGTGAGCCCCGAAATGGTGCGGCGCCGCCACGAGGGCCTGGGCATCCGCAACGCCGTGCAGGCCGTTTTCACCAAGCTCGACGAGCATGCCCAGCACCAGCACGTGGCCGGCTGGCCCATTGAGATTCACGGCTTCTTCGTGATGACGGTATTGCGGGTGCAGCGCAAGCCGTTGCGGGGCTATCCTTCGCTACGCGCCAACCGCTACTACACCGATGGCCGGCCGCTGATGCCTTCCTTGCTGACCTCGGCCATGCAGCGCTTCCACGAGGAATGCGTGAAGCTGCTGAGCGAGCCGGAGCCCGGCTCGGGCCTGCTGGTGCGCCCCCGCGAAACCGAAGAGCTGCTGCGCGCCGCCGGCAAAAGCCTGCTCGACACGCCCGCCCAGGCCCTCGGCGCCGAGCCGGGCGCGGCGCGGCTGTTTCACACGCTCAATACCATTTCCAGCCTCCGCTACGAAGGGGCTGAAGGCGTGGGCAAGGTGATTCTGGCGCGACGGCACCACCCGAATCTGGAGGAGGTGTTTGCCCTCACCTGCCCCACCCCGCTCACCGACTACCGCGCCGTGCGCAAGCTCCTGGAAATGACCACGCCCGACGTGAGTCTGCTCGCCGACAGCGAAAACGTGTACGCGCTGGGCCGCCTGGTGGGCACCTACGACCCGGCCCGTGAAGACGTGTTCGTCATCAACTTCATCAACCACTACGCCTGGGAGTTTCAGCACGATGGCAAGGTGCTGATGCGCACGATTTACAGCCAGCCGAGTTTGCCGCGCTTCCGCGTGAACCGGAGCCGCTTCCGCAAAGACCTCAAGCGCACCTTCCAGCTCACCGACCCGGCCAAGATTGAGCGCCTCTGGGATGTGGTGCTGGAAGCCAGCCGCCAAAAGCACGGCACGCTGCTGGTAATCACCACCGAGGCGCTGGCCGAAGCCGACCGCCTCAAGCTGCAGTGCACCCTCATTGAGCCTGTGCCGCTCACGCCGCTCATCACCCGCCTCGTCACCAGCATCGACGGCGCCGTGCTCCTCGACCCCGACAGCTACTGCTACTCCATCGGCGTGATTCTCGACGGCAAGGCCTCGGGCCGCGGCACCAGCACCCGCGGCGCCCGCTACAACTCGGCTATCCGCTACGTGGAAACCTCGCCGTATCCGTGCCTGGCCATCGTGGTTAGCGAAGACGGCATGGTGAACGTCATCACGAAGGAGCGGCTCGGCGAGGAGGATTGA
- a CDS encoding energy transducer TonB has product MHSTLRRLALAAALALPAAGQAQQKLKYPKAPPADQIYDAVAQPAVPIGGLEAYARYLADKQQYPTAALQRGAAGTVTVTFVVEKSGGISSAEVAAPLDPELDAEALRLIKAGPRWTPAVHKGGKVRQRVSVPISFQIPAGADDAPATDASAAPGAAGGGTTVVKADQPARPVGGTEAFFEWIQLNQKYPALARQRKIEGRVMVEFIIQKDGSLTDAKVLKPFGSGLDQEALRLIKAAPKWTAATYKGEPVRQKMVLPVLFQL; this is encoded by the coding sequence ATGCATTCCACTCTCCGCCGCCTGGCGCTGGCTGCTGCCCTGGCCCTGCCGGCCGCCGGGCAGGCTCAGCAGAAGCTCAAGTACCCGAAGGCCCCACCCGCCGACCAGATCTACGACGCTGTAGCTCAGCCCGCCGTGCCCATCGGCGGCCTGGAAGCCTATGCCCGGTACCTGGCCGACAAGCAGCAGTACCCCACCGCCGCCCTGCAGCGTGGGGCGGCCGGCACGGTTACGGTGACGTTTGTAGTGGAGAAAAGCGGCGGCATCTCCAGCGCCGAAGTCGCCGCGCCCCTCGACCCGGAGCTGGATGCCGAGGCCCTGCGCCTCATCAAGGCCGGCCCACGCTGGACCCCGGCCGTACACAAAGGCGGCAAGGTGCGCCAGCGCGTGAGCGTGCCCATCTCGTTCCAGATTCCGGCCGGCGCCGACGATGCCCCGGCTACGGATGCCAGCGCCGCCCCTGGCGCGGCGGGCGGCGGCACTACCGTCGTCAAGGCCGACCAGCCGGCGCGGCCTGTAGGCGGCACGGAGGCCTTTTTCGAGTGGATTCAGTTAAACCAGAAGTACCCGGCGCTGGCCCGGCAGCGCAAGATTGAGGGCCGCGTGATGGTGGAGTTTATCATTCAGAAGGATGGCTCGCTCACCGATGCCAAAGTCCTCAAGCCGTTCGGCTCGGGCCTCGACCAGGAGGCACTGCGCCTCATCAAGGCCGCGCCCAAATGGACCGCCGCCACCTACAAAGGCGAGCCGGTGCGGCAGAAAATGGTGCTCCCGGTGCTGTTTCAGCTGTAG
- a CDS encoding FUSC family membrane protein — protein MNAHARKVRYFFFGQDFSDALRITLAVLLPGALLGWLGQLGVGVEVALGALCISITDSPGPVVHRRNGMLAGILLLPGLALLTGLLQPYIWLQGLEIGVLSFVFTLFLAYGNRAASVGSAGLLLVILMMDRSLTLPQLLEYVLQVTAGGVWYLLVSLLWYQIRPYRPAQQALGECVQAIAGFLRLKAEFYRTGTRLDDDFRRLMAQQVTVSEKQDAVRELLFKTRQMVKESTGTGRRLVLTFVDAVDLYEHITVSYFDYAALHARFEATGVLDAIAGLVEQMATELESIGLAIEANHGHTARVNLTAGLEQLKARIDALENPAQPGHTLVLKKILVNLRNLTQRLQDILAYFDAKAPAAPTVTGRELEFGKFVGHQQFGLSQLRDHLTLSSGVFRHAVRMMLACLAGFVVAKVLLPGHHSYWIIMTITYMLKPAFSLTKKRNINRVLGTLLGGVIGGLVLWLIDDRMVLVALLGVFMLISFSFTRSNYIVAVTFMTPFVLILFNFMGLGYLQVVEERVLDTIMGCLLAFAASYLLFPRWESDQLQDYMRAVLRANLRYLQTLQESLLGSPVAVLDYKLARKDVYVSSANLAAAFQRMMSEPRGKQHRPTEVHEFVVLNHILSSNVASITSGLLAGSTRPEQPGVLLRPLRQARQALHRSLRRLDPAEPAATPDAAPVDPTTRRPDASAPDAQLAEQLEFIQKVSGDISKLTEEVLA, from the coding sequence ATGAACGCCCACGCCCGCAAAGTCCGCTACTTCTTCTTCGGTCAGGATTTTTCCGATGCGCTGCGCATCACGCTGGCCGTGCTGCTGCCGGGCGCGCTGCTGGGCTGGCTGGGGCAGCTGGGCGTGGGGGTGGAAGTGGCGCTGGGCGCGCTCTGCATCAGCATCACCGACTCGCCGGGGCCGGTGGTGCACCGCCGCAATGGCATGCTAGCGGGCATTCTGCTGCTGCCGGGCCTGGCCTTGCTTACGGGCCTGCTGCAACCCTACATCTGGCTGCAGGGGCTGGAAATCGGAGTGCTGAGCTTTGTGTTCACGCTGTTTCTGGCCTATGGCAACCGGGCCGCGTCCGTCGGTTCGGCCGGACTGCTGCTCGTCATTCTGATGATGGACCGCAGCCTGACGCTGCCGCAACTGCTGGAATATGTCCTGCAGGTGACGGCCGGCGGCGTGTGGTATCTGCTGGTGAGTTTGCTGTGGTACCAGATCCGGCCCTACCGCCCGGCCCAGCAGGCGCTGGGTGAGTGTGTGCAGGCCATTGCCGGCTTCCTGCGCCTCAAGGCCGAGTTCTACCGCACCGGCACCCGCCTCGACGACGACTTCCGCCGCCTGATGGCCCAGCAGGTGACCGTGAGCGAAAAGCAGGATGCTGTGCGTGAGCTGCTGTTCAAAACCCGCCAGATGGTGAAGGAATCCACCGGTACGGGACGCCGGCTGGTGCTCACCTTCGTGGATGCCGTGGACCTCTACGAGCACATCACGGTGTCGTATTTCGACTACGCGGCCCTGCACGCCCGCTTCGAGGCCACCGGCGTGCTCGACGCCATTGCCGGGCTGGTAGAGCAGATGGCCACTGAGCTGGAAAGTATCGGGCTGGCTATTGAAGCCAACCACGGCCACACGGCCCGCGTGAACCTCACGGCCGGCCTGGAGCAGCTCAAGGCCCGCATCGATGCCCTCGAAAACCCCGCCCAGCCCGGCCACACTTTGGTGCTCAAAAAGATTCTGGTGAACCTGCGCAACCTCACCCAGCGCCTGCAGGACATCCTGGCCTACTTCGATGCCAAGGCGCCGGCCGCGCCCACCGTTACCGGGCGGGAGCTGGAGTTTGGCAAATTCGTGGGGCACCAGCAGTTCGGCCTTTCCCAGCTCCGCGACCATCTCACGCTCAGCTCCGGGGTGTTCCGGCACGCCGTGCGCATGATGCTGGCTTGCTTGGCGGGCTTCGTGGTGGCCAAGGTGCTGCTGCCCGGCCACCACAGCTACTGGATCATCATGACCATCACCTACATGCTCAAGCCGGCCTTCAGCCTCACCAAAAAGCGCAACATCAACCGCGTGCTGGGCACGCTGCTGGGCGGCGTGATTGGCGGGCTGGTGCTGTGGCTGATTGACGACCGGATGGTGCTGGTGGCGCTGCTGGGCGTGTTTATGCTGATTTCGTTCAGCTTCACGCGCAGCAACTACATCGTGGCCGTCACGTTCATGACGCCCTTCGTACTGATCCTGTTCAACTTCATGGGCTTGGGCTACCTGCAGGTGGTGGAGGAGCGCGTGCTCGACACCATAATGGGCTGCCTGCTGGCGTTTGCGGCCAGCTACCTGCTGTTTCCGCGTTGGGAAAGTGACCAGCTGCAGGACTACATGCGGGCCGTGCTGCGCGCCAACCTGCGCTACCTCCAGACGCTGCAGGAAAGCCTGCTGGGCTCGCCTGTGGCCGTGCTCGACTACAAGCTGGCCCGCAAAGACGTGTACGTCAGTTCGGCCAACCTGGCGGCGGCGTTTCAGCGCATGATGTCGGAGCCGCGTGGCAAGCAGCACCGCCCCACCGAAGTGCACGAGTTTGTGGTGCTCAACCATATTCTGTCGTCGAATGTGGCCTCCATTACGTCGGGGCTGCTGGCCGGCAGCACCCGCCCGGAGCAGCCCGGCGTGCTGCTGCGGCCCTTGCGCCAGGCCCGGCAGGCCCTTCACCGCAGCCTGCGCCGCCTCGACCCCGCCGAACCCGCCGCCACCCCCGATGCCGCCCCCGTCGACCCCACCACGCGCCGCCCCGATGCCTCCGCCCCCGACGCGCAGCTCGCCGAACAGCTGGAGTTCATCCAGAAAGTCAGCGGCGACATCAGCAAGCTGACCGAAGAGGTGCTGGCATAA